In Streptococcus parasuis, the following proteins share a genomic window:
- a CDS encoding Veg family protein has protein sequence MSDAFTDVAKMKQIKQDIKEHEGQVVELTLENGRKREKNKQGRIVEVYQSLFIVEFEDPNNTFVESYTYSDILTEKILIHYLD, from the coding sequence ATGAGTGATGCATTTACAGATGTTGCCAAGATGAAGCAAATCAAGCAAGATATCAAAGAGCATGAGGGTCAAGTTGTTGAATTAACCCTTGAAAATGGTCGAAAGCGAGAAAAGAATAAACAAGGACGTATTGTAGAGGTTTATCAGTCTCTCTTTATCGTTGAATTTGAAGATCCCAACAATACCTTCGTAGAATCTTATACTTATTCAGACATTTTGACAGAAAAGATATTGATTCATTATTTGGATTAA
- the dnaB gene encoding replicative DNA helicase, whose product MAELEELRVQPQDILAEQSVLGAIFLDEGKLVFVREYIETEDFFKHAHKLIFKAMIALSDRNEAIDATTMRNYLVNHGDLENIGGLAYLAEVISSVPTAANAEFYAKIVAEKSNLRKLIARLTDAVNQAYEGADGSDDIIANAEKALIDVSEGASRSGFKRIDDVLNINFDNLETRAKQTSDITGIATGYPALDAMTTGLHEEELIILAARPAVGKTAFALNIAQNIGTKLGLTVAIFSLEMGAESLVDRMLASEGVINSRAIRTGHLTQEEWNKYMVAQANLARASIYIDDTPGIKITEIRSRSRKLAQETGNLGLILIDYLQLITGTGRENRQQEVSEISRQLKILAKELKVPVIALSQLSRGVEQRQDKRPVLSDIRESGSIEQDADIVAFLYRDDYYERGEQEDGGIPNNTVEVIIEKNRSGARGTVELMFQKEYNKFASISKREDG is encoded by the coding sequence TTGGCAGAGTTAGAAGAATTACGAGTACAACCTCAGGATATTTTAGCGGAGCAGTCCGTTTTAGGCGCGATTTTTCTTGATGAAGGAAAGCTTGTTTTTGTCCGCGAGTATATTGAGACGGAAGACTTTTTCAAACATGCCCACAAGTTAATTTTTAAAGCGATGATTGCCCTTTCTGACAGGAATGAGGCAATTGATGCGACAACCATGCGCAACTATCTTGTCAACCATGGTGATTTGGAAAATATTGGTGGCTTGGCTTATTTGGCGGAAGTCATCAGTTCTGTACCGACAGCAGCCAATGCGGAATTCTATGCCAAGATTGTTGCGGAGAAATCGAATCTTCGCAAGTTGATTGCCCGTTTGACGGATGCAGTCAATCAAGCCTATGAAGGAGCAGATGGCTCAGATGACATTATTGCTAATGCTGAAAAAGCTTTAATTGATGTCAGTGAGGGAGCAAGTCGGAGTGGCTTTAAGAGAATTGACGACGTTCTAAATATCAACTTTGATAACTTAGAAACACGCGCCAAACAGACATCCGATATTACAGGTATCGCGACTGGCTATCCTGCCCTCGATGCCATGACAACGGGTTTGCATGAGGAAGAGTTGATTATTCTTGCGGCTCGTCCTGCGGTTGGTAAGACGGCATTTGCTCTCAATATTGCACAAAATATCGGTACAAAACTGGGCTTGACAGTTGCTATCTTCTCTTTGGAGATGGGTGCAGAAAGCTTGGTTGACCGTATGCTCGCTTCTGAGGGAGTTATCAATTCGAGGGCTATTCGTACGGGTCACCTAACGCAAGAGGAATGGAACAAGTACATGGTGGCTCAAGCTAATTTGGCTCGAGCAAGTATCTATATTGATGATACTCCAGGTATCAAGATTACCGAAATTCGCTCGCGTTCTCGTAAATTGGCGCAGGAGACAGGGAATTTAGGTTTGATTTTGATTGACTATCTCCAATTGATTACAGGAACCGGTCGAGAAAACCGTCAACAAGAAGTTTCAGAGATTTCTCGACAATTGAAAATTCTAGCCAAGGAATTAAAAGTTCCAGTTATTGCCCTCAGTCAGTTATCTCGTGGTGTGGAGCAACGTCAAGATAAACGTCCTGTCTTGTCTGATATCCGTGAGTCAGGGTCTATTGAGCAGGATGCGGATATCGTTGCCTTCTTGTATCGTGATGATTATTATGAACGCGGAGAGCAAGAAGATGGCGGCATTCCAAACAATACGGTTGAAGTTATCATAGAAAAAAACCGTTCCGGTGCGCGTGGTACTGTGGAACTAATGTTCCAAAAAGAATATAATAAATTTGCAAGTATTTCCAAGAGAGAGGATGGATAG
- the rplI gene encoding 50S ribosomal protein L9, with the protein MKVIFLADVKGQGKKGEIKEVPTGYAQNFLIKKNLAKEATNQAISALRGQEKSKEKAHAEMMAEAESIKAKLAEETTLVTFVEKVGPDGRTFGSITSKKIAEELDKQFGIKIDKRHIQLDHPIRAIGLIEVPVKIYQDVIGLIQLSIKEA; encoded by the coding sequence ATGAAAGTAATCTTTTTAGCAGATGTTAAAGGACAAGGAAAAAAGGGCGAAATCAAGGAAGTTCCAACGGGTTATGCTCAAAATTTCTTGATCAAAAAAAACTTGGCAAAAGAAGCTACAAATCAAGCAATTAGCGCACTTCGTGGCCAAGAAAAATCAAAAGAAAAAGCTCATGCGGAGATGATGGCAGAGGCTGAAAGTATTAAAGCTAAATTGGCTGAAGAAACGACCTTGGTGACCTTTGTTGAAAAAGTTGGTCCAGATGGACGTACATTTGGTTCTATTACAAGCAAGAAGATTGCAGAAGAATTGGATAAACAATTTGGAATCAAGATTGACAAACGTCATATTCAATTAGATCACCCTATTCGTGCGATTGGTTTGATTGAAGTTCCTGTTAAAATTTATCAAGATGTAATAGGTCTTATTCAATTGAGCATCAAAGAAGCCTAG